The following proteins are encoded in a genomic region of Scylla paramamosain isolate STU-SP2022 chromosome 40, ASM3559412v1, whole genome shotgun sequence:
- the LOC135092375 gene encoding protein FAM200C-like: MKLDSSSVFHQETWKLVEASYELSLLIAKAKKPHSVGETLVKPCLLSAANTVLGEESQRKLSKISLSDNTVKRRIDQLSEDIKEQVLEKIKASRFFAIQCDENTDVAHLCQLLVYSRFVDEGTVKEEILFSAALETTAKAIDVFSKVDEFFQEHGLSWEKLVGVCTDGAPSMIGSRSVFVKLVKEKNPAVTGTHCVIHRQSLASKTLPSNLRSSLNLAIKVVNFVKNSSLNSRLFAALCSDLGTDYKTLLFHTEVRWLSKGNMLSRLYELKDEVEIFLQKQKQDKLYEAFREEDFQLSYLVDFFEAINNLNLKLQGRNTNIIAHSDVIRAFTEKIHLWKRKVQVGNFSSFSHLNELLSEKRNIEQYDVTKEVLSHLHSLAEEFMHYFPDVSMENSLWTLVQNPFNTDVELLLESLQEEAIDLKCDSSAKRDFETMKLEEFWVKYLPIYPKVGEEALRVILPFSSTYLCEAGFSALVVLKTKQRNRLDVENDLRCALSSFNPRISDLVRKKQQHPSH, from the coding sequence ATGAAGCTGGACTCAAGCAGTGTTTTTCATCAAGAAACGTGGAAACTGGTGGAAGCATCTTACGAGCTGTCACTACTTATTGCAAAAGCAAAGAAGCCTCACTCTGTGGGGGAAACTCTTGTAAAACCCTGCCTTTTGAGTGCTGCAAATACTGTGCTTGgggaagaaagccaaagaaagTTATCAAAGATTTCCTTATCAGATAACACAGTGAAGCGTCGCATTGACCAACTTTCAGAAGACATAAAAGAACAAGttttggaaaaaataaaagcatctCGCTTCTTTGCAATACAGTGCGATGAAAATACTGATGTTGCTCACCTCTGCCAGCTGCTTGTTTATTCTCGATTCGTGGATGAAGGAACtgtgaaagaagaaattctttTCTCAGCAGCACTGGAGACAACAGCAAAGGCCATCGATGTTTTTTCAAAGGTTGATGAGTTTTTCCAAGAGCACGGTCTTTCATGGGAAAAATTAGTCGGTGTTTGTACTGATGGTGCCCCATCAATGATTGGATCTCGCTCTGTATTTGTGAagctggtgaaagaaaaaaatcctgctGTAACTGGGACTCACTGTGTTATCCACAGACAGTCATTAGCAAGCAAAACTCTGCCTAGTAATCTACGCAGTTCACTGAATTTGGCAATAAAAGTGGTGAATTTTGTAAAGAATAGCTCTTTGAATTCTAGGCTTTTCGCAGCTCTTTGCTCAGATTTGGGCACTGATTACAAGACTCTCCTGTTTCACACCGAAGTCCGCTGGCTTTCCAAGGGAAACATGCTGAGTCGTCTTTACGAGCTCAAAGATGAAGTGGAAATTTTCTTGCAGAAGCAGAAACAAGACAAACTGTATGAAGCATTCAGAGAGGAAGACTTTCAGCTCTCATACCTTGTGGACTTTTTTGAGGCTATCAACAACCTCAATTTGAAGTTAcaaggaagaaacacaaacatcatTGCACACTCTGATGTGATCAGAGCTTTCACCGAAAAAATTCATCTTTGGAAACGAAAAGTACAAGTTGGGAACTTTTCATCGTTCTCACATCTGAATGAGCTCTTATCTGAGAAGAGAAACATTGAGCAGTATGACGTGACAAAAGAGGTTTTATCACATCTGCATTCCCTTGCTGAGGAATTTATGCACTATTTTCCAGATGTCTCAATGGAGAATTCTCTTTGGACATTGGTGCAGAATCCATTTAACACTGATGTGGAGTTGTTACTGGAATCACTGCAAGAGGAAGCCATCGATTTGAAATGTGACTCCAGCGCGAAAAGGGACTTTGAAACAATGAAGTTAGAAGAGTTTTGGGTGAAATATCTCCCCATTTACCCAAAAGTAGGTGAAGAAGCACTTCGTGtgattcttcccttttcttctacttatcTTTGTGAAGCAGGATTTTCAGCTCTTGTTGTTCTGAAAACAAAACAGCGCAACCGACTTGATGTAGAAAATGACTTGCGTTGTGCGCTGTCATCCTTCAATCCTAGAATTTCTGATCTtgtgaggaagaagcagcagcatccaTCTCACTAA
- the LOC135092570 gene encoding uncharacterized protein LOC135092570: protein MAGRGVAGNGWERLGWEWLGMVGGKVTVNGRERSGWEWLEEKRLKMAQLLSQPFLTNALTVSPIPISPSHFHPLPSLPLKATPTPDTQRLSQPFPAYPSHSQILSQLFPAIPLSAIPSHSRFSYSQSLLSQTFPATPLSAIPSYFSPRHSQPVPSQPLLPQPSPVAPFPATPPTAIPSLSQSLLSQPFLVTPLPANASHSSHSNSQPLLSQPLLTTPLPDTSTPAIPSHSPPCPSQPFFPQPFPASLSHSFPNHSQPLLSQPFIANPTHYFPSHSQLLISPAVLSHAPLLANPILATPLPVIPSHSSLSYSQPLLSQPFTDTSIPAILSHSQQLLSLPFPATLLLATPLPAILGHSSFNHSQLLLSQPFSASPLIAIDKHSSPSLSQPLFPQPFQPLPANPCHSSPSFSQTLQLLPAEPNHSSLNLFQPFQATPLPATPLAAIFSRSYPSHSQLLLS from the exons ATGGCTGGGCGAGGAGTGGCTGgcaatggctgggagaggctgggatgggagTGGCTAGGAATGGTTGGGGGAAAAGTGACTGTGAATGGCAGGgaaaggagtggctgggaatggctggaagAGAAGAGGCTAAAAATGGCT caactcctctcccagccattcctaaCCAATGCCCTCACAGTCTCTCCCATCCCCATCTCCCCCAGCCATTTCCACCCActgccctccctgcctctcaaaGCCACTCCTACCCCGGACACACAAAG gctctcccagccattcccagcctaTCCTAGCCACTCCCAGATTCTCTCCCAGCTATTCCCAGCCATTCCCCtctcagccattcccagccactccagATTCAGCTATTCCCAGTCACTCCTCTCCCAGACATTCCCAGCCACACCTCTTTCAGCTATTCCCAG CTACTTCTCCCCCCGCCATTCTCAGCCAgtcccctcccagcctctcctcccCCAGCCATCCCCAGTCGctccattcccagccactcctcccacagccattcccagcctctcccagtcgctcctctcccagccattccttgTTACTCCTCTTCCAGCCAATGCCAGCCATTCCTCTCACAGcaattcccagccactcctctcccagccattgctaaccactcctctcccagacaCTTCTactccagccattcccagccactcccctCCTTgcccctcccagccattcttccCCCAACcattcccagcctctctcagccactcctttcccaaccattcccagccactcctttcCCAGCCATTCATAGCCAATCCCACCCACTActttcccagccattcccagttACTTATCTCCCCGGCAGTCCTCTCCCATGCA ccattacTAGCTAACCCTATCCTAgccactcctcttcctgtcattcccagccactcctctctcagctattcccagccactcctctcccagccattcacaGACACTTCTATCCCAGCCATTCTTAGCCACTCGCAGCAACTCCTCTCCCTGCCATTCCCAGCCACCCTTCTcttagccactcctctcccagccattctcggCCACTCCTCTTTCAACCATTCCCAgttactcctctcccagccattctcagCCTCTCCTCTCATAGCCATTGATAAACATTCCTcgcccagtctctcccagccacTCTTCCCCCagccattccagcctctcccagccaacccctgccactcctctcccagtttCTCCCAAACACTCCAGCTTCTCCCAGCTGAACCCAACCATTCCTCTCTCAATCTCTTCCAGCCATTCCAAGCTACAcccctcccagccactcctctcgcGGCCATTTTCAGCCGCTCCtatcccagccattcccagctaCTCCTCTCCTAG